From Medicago truncatula cultivar Jemalong A17 chromosome 7, MtrunA17r5.0-ANR, whole genome shotgun sequence, a single genomic window includes:
- the LOC11431323 gene encoding 40S ribosomal protein S24-1, whose amino-acid sequence MADKAVTIRTRKFLTNRLLSRKQFVVEANHPGKPNVSKSELKEKLATMYGAKDNTVFVFGLQTNFGGGKSTGFGLIYDSVDNAKKYEPKYRLIRNGLDTKVEKSRKQMKERKNRAKKIRGVKKTKASDAAKAGKKK is encoded by the exons ATGGCGGACAAAGCCGTTACCATCAGGACCAGGAAGTTCCTCACCAACCGCCTGCTTTCACGAAAGCAATTC GTTGTCGAAGCTAATCATCCTGGGAAACCAAATGTTTCTAAG TCTGAGCTTAAGGAGAAGCTGGCAACAATGTATGGAGCAAAGGACAACACTGTGTTTGTCTTTGgattacaaacaaattttggAGGTGGCAAATCTActggttttggtttgatttaTGATTCAGTTGACAACGCAAAGAAGTACGAGCCCAAGTACAGACTTATCAGG AATGGCCTTGACACAAAAGTAGAGAAGTCAAGGAAGCAAATGAAGGAGAGAAAGAATAGAGCTAAGAAGATTCGTGGTGTAAAGAAG ACCAAGGCTTCTGATGCTGCTAAGGCTGGAAAAAAGAAATGA